AGCGGCATATCTTCTTCAAAGACCAGCAGACACCAGTGGTCGTGGGTGTCGTCGCCCATGCTGACGCTTTCCCGGTCGAACGCGACCTGCAGCGCGCCTGGGCGCATGACGCTCTGCACATGGGTCTGCCAGCGCGCTTGCGCCTCGTCCGTCTTTGGGGCGGGGGGCGGCTCAGAGATGTGTTGGTTCCTCCGTGCTGTTCGTAGACCTTGTCCGACGAAGACCAGCAGCACGATCAGGACCAGGATTGCAGCTCCGCCGAGAAGTTGAAGGAACCAATGGGGTGGGGTCATGACGCCCAGGGTATAGAGCTATCTGCGTGACCTGGGGGGAAAGGGCTCAGGAGGAGTGACGCGGTACGTGGGTCCAGTGGCGTTATATCCCTCCAGGGGGAGCCTCAAAGTGCGGTCGACAACCTCAACAGCGGCAAGAGCATCGGCCGCCTGGATCGGCGCACACCCTGAAAAAGCAGACGTGATCGCAGCCTTAGAGGCCCTCAAGCGTCAGGATGGGCTGCCCCTGTTGACCTACGGCAGCGCCACGTTCGTCCAGACCCTGCTGCGGCATGGGCTGGTGGACGAGCTGCGGCTGATGATCTACCCCGTGGTGCTGGGCAGCGGCAAACGCCTGTTCTCGGGAGAAGACCGGCTGTCGCTAGAGCTGATCGAGTCGAGACCCTTCGGCCAGGGGGTCATGCTCCTGACGTATGGGCCTGGGGGCCGCTGAGCGTCAGCTCGTAGGAAGACTGCGGTATCCAGCTCAAGGACGCCCTCGACAGGTGCTCGTGGCGCGAAACACCTTCTTTTGGGCGTGTCTGACCGGTAAACTTCAGGCTGCCAAGATGGAGATTGAATTCAAGAAACACGTACACCGTACGGTGTACGTGTTTCGACAAGGCGTGGTTCTTCTCCAGAATCTTTTGCTATATCCGTCCTCTTGGATCTTGGCGCGGTTTGGTGTCACTCATACCGCGTTTTCCCGATGCGTGAGCCTGACGTGGCCTGGAGTTGGCGGTAGGGCTGGAATTTACTCTTAGTTCTACCATACATCTCAGATTCAGGTCGGCTTTATGTTTCTAGTAACAATGCATGTTGTGCTCTAAGTCTTTTAATGATATTTGTCTGTTTTGCGCAGTGCTAAAGCTTGTTCATATGAGGAAATATGACCAGTGCTTCATCTCGACTCAACAACTGGTTGGGCGAGTTTGGCATCCAATTTACGACACAGCCGTAAGTGCTTACTACGTCAATCTGGCCTAAAACTGCCAAAAATTCATATAATTCGTCAGCACTAAGATGTTGAAAATGCTCTGCATCTATTTCAGTTAGAAGATCAAACCCGTAGACAACTATCGATATATTAAAGAGCCCCTTTCCTACCAGCTCTTGACGCGGTTTTCCCGGAACAAATTCTTTGCCTTTAGAAATTGCTACCCAGTTTCTAAACACCTTTCTTGCTTGTTTGAAAGGTAAAACTTTGTACTCTGTGCGCGAGTATTCCCAGTATGGTTTTAGACTCAATAGAGAGGGAATAACCCCAGAGGTGAAAGCGTGTAGAACGTTATTTCTATGGGCGGCGTTTCCAAATGATTGTTCAAAAGAGCCTTAGATA
The sequence above is drawn from the Deinococcus sp. Leaf326 genome and encodes:
- a CDS encoding dihydrofolate reductase family protein; translated protein: MRSTTSTAARASAAWIGAHPEKADVIAALEALKRQDGLPLLTYGSATFVQTLLRHGLVDELRLMIYPVVLGSGKRLFSGEDRLSLELIESRPFGQGVMLLTYGPGGR